The Etheostoma cragini isolate CJK2018 chromosome 10, CSU_Ecrag_1.0, whole genome shotgun sequence nucleotide sequence actaGTTCTCtatcaaaaaacaatttgttttatacaAAAACCCAAATCCAATGAagttacatacattttacacaacaccCCAACAGCATTGGAACTGGGGTTTGTACAGATAGCCTACTATATAAAGATGGCTCCTTAAAGGTGATATTTATTGATGAGTGCTACTTAATTGGCCAGTTATtgcatcgtgtgtgtgtgtgtgtgtgtgtgtgtgtgtgtgtgtgtgtgtgtgtgtgtgtgtgtgtgtgtgtgtgtgtgtgtgtgtgtgtgtgtgtgtgtgtgtgtgtgtgtgtgtgtgtgtgtgtgtgtgtgtgtgtgtgtgtgtgtgtgtgtgtgtgtgtgtgtgtgtgtgggggtggatGCGCTCGTGCGtgggggtatgtgtgtgtgtgcgcgcgctcgTGCGTGGGTGTGCGCGTGTGAGAgattttacatactgtatttgtctgTACGGGAATGTGTGTCTGGTGTGGACCTCAGGAAGAGTAGCTGACTGCTACATCATCAGCTAATGTCGATCCTTTTTAACACACACCAATAAACTGCTTCACTGCTCTGGATCTCATAGGTCTCAAACCTTGCGGTGACTGTGTTATGATGTGCTTCAAAGGTAACTGGGAGATCCCAACGGTTCTATTTGCCAGCTGTTTGTCAATTACACTCGGCAGACAcaagctagctgctagctacCTGTGGGACTCTGCTGATGCTATTTGCCAAGATTGGCTTGCCACTAAGTTGGCCTTTTTTCAATTGCAAAAACATATGACACTATATTTTAACATTGAAAATGCTACAGAGTGGTGCTTCTTCTCTGAGGAATCCTTCTTTCACCAGGCATATATGGCACAGATACAGCTGTGGGAAGAGAGCATGTAAACCAGACAACAGACCAACCTTTCATCAACTCCCAGAACCAGTTGACACAAATAATGGTTGCTAGCTTAAACTTCCACCTACCGCTCCTTGTAGATATTATGTAAGTGATTGAAATTTGAGCTTTAGCAACATGAGCAttgttttaaaccatttttactattagaaacatttatttcaagcattgaaaaaaaaaatgttggtgaacaaaaacattagatATGGATCTAGTAGATAGTAATTGTTCTTAATATTTTATAGTATGAATGAATAATCTAAAACACTGGATCAATCTGgatatttttgtaattgtagTAGTTAACAAcgttgaatgttaaaaatgtcacatcgttgaaatggtgaaaaatgatTAGTCTGGGTTGTTTGGGTCGCAACCCAGACTTAGAGTCAGTTAGTTTCAGTGTCTCCATGAGGGTTAGTGCGAGTGCAGTGGACACACAAACGTGTGTGAACACATCCATGTATGCAGTATAAACACAAGTGTGCGTGagcgtgtgggtgtgtatgaAGATCTTCTATCTGCAGACTCATGGgtcagacagacggacagatggacggacagacagacacacacccccacacagacagacagagaggggcaGACGCACACACTGCTATGTCCCTGCATCAGCATTTAATAATGACTCACGGCTGTTTACAGACATCTTGATAAGGAACCGCCAAATACAGTGTCCCTGTAGCTTTCTTTAGGAATAATGTGATCTGTTTGACCCCAGCAGAGGATGTGATGATGGAGACGGTGGTGGAGGTGTCTACAGAGTGTGGACCCATGGAGGAGGATTCCTTCCCCATCCCTCCTGAATGTGAACCTGCTGccaagaagaagagaggaggtcAGTGTCACTACAATACACCCAATGTCACATGGGACTCTCCGAGGCTTAAAGTTCATCAACAGTCAGACAGCTGGCAGTGCTGGAAACTACACCAGCACTGACgagttgttttgtgtgtgtgtgtgtgtgtgtgcgtgcgtgcaggTGGACGCAAGCCCAAGACGAACCAGCCTGCGTCAAACGGCTCCTTTGACCTGGGGATCAAAAAGAGACCGAGGGAGGGCAAAGGtttgttttattgactttttgttttgattctgTCTAGATGACCCTACTCTGTAAAAGGAATATATGAGTCAAATTTAACCCTAAATCCGATAAATTAGGTCTGTAAATGAAGTTTcactctttttgtgtgtgtgtgtgtgtgtgtgtgtgtgtgtgtgtgtgtgtgtgtgtgtgtgtgtgtgtgtgtgtgtgtgtgtgtgtgtgtgtgtgtgtgtgtgtgtgtgtgtgtgtgtgtgtgtgtgtgtgtgtgtgtgtgtgtgtgtgtgtgtgtgtgtgtgtgtgtgttgtatataaataatgtaCAGAATTTGAACTCTCAGAACACTCCCCAAATGTGTTGTTTGATATCCTCTAATGGTGGCAGTACTAGTTCATGTAGTAAAAATCTAACCACATTTACACTTCTCTTTATTCACTTGATGGCAACGTTTAATACTGCTTTGGTGTCATTGAGAATCAGTTCCAGCTTTTTCCGATCAAAGCTAATCACGCTAACTGAGGTGCTGTGGGAGACGCCTGATGTAGTGGTCCTGTTGGCGAGCCGCGCTGGCCCCTGACCGTCGCTGTGTTGACAATTCATTGTGAAATGTGATTCCGAGCTTCTGGGTTTACGCGATGCTGTGCTTTGTGTCCCGAAGGCAACACCACCTATCTGTGGGAgttcctgctggagctgctgcaggatAAAAACACCTGTCCCAAGTATATCAAGTGGATGCAGAGGGAGAAGGGCATCTTCAAACTGGTCGACTCCAAGGCCGTGTCCAAACTGTGGGGGAAGCACAAGAACAAGCCCGACATGAACTACGAGACCATGGGCCGAGCCCTGAGGTCTGCCTAACCatttactagggctgcacaattatctCTGATTTTATTGGACTCGCAATACTATATACTAGTCAATATCTTAATCACTCACTGCAGTTACTGTTGTGGCGAACTAGTACACTAATACACTAGTGTTGATTACAAACattatgtaatgttatgttttcttcttttaaatgttgatcAAATAATTGTCAGTGATTTATTTAACGTATAGGCCTACAGTAGTGAACCGGACCGGCCCTACAGTTCAGCATGCACTGCAAATTAAGAGATTGTGGTAAAGTCTGACTCTGCAGACAGAGATACCAACAGAGCAGTACAGCGTAGCGTTCAGGTCCAGTCTAAGCGGCGCCAGCTTCATTTGTAGATACAGCAGTGGCTGGGGATGAGAGGAAGGCTGGCTGCAGAAAATCTGACGTTTTGGCGCTAGGGATTTGAACCTCTTTTGGGGGGTGCCAAAACTTTttctatgcaggaaaaaaaaacctgtgaatgaagtattgtggcgCTGCAGAGACGCCCCgggtcccggcctacaaatcctatccttcAGACTAAAGAAAACCTCTGTTTGGTACAAAATAAGAATgctgatacaaaaatgatcctTCCCTCCGATAACGTGAATCATATTAGTCGCAATAATTGCAATTCTCCTCATATGTGTTTTACAGTCCTCAACAGAGTCTGCCTGTCATATataataactgtgtgtgtgtgtgtgtgtgtgtgtgtgtgtgtgtgtgtgtgtgtgtgtgtgtgtgtctgtgtctctctttttttctctctctctctctctctctctctctctctctctctctctctctctctctctctctctctccctctctgtgtgtgtgtgtgtaggtattaCTATCAGCGTGGCATCCTGGCTAAAGTGGAGGGCCAGCGGCTGGCCTACCAGTTCAAAGACATGCCCAAGAACATCCGGGTGATTGACGACGAGGAGGACGGCGAGGAGGTGGAGGACGGCGAGGGCGTGATGGTCGGCAAGCATCCGGCTCACCAGCATGGCCCCGCCAGCCTGGGCACCAGCTCCCCCGCCACCCCCCAGCCTCAGCAGACCTACGTCACCGTCATCCCCAGCAACGCTGCCACCAGGTCTCTGTTTCCACCGTTTTAATACCTTCCACTGATTTAACGCCTTGCCGCAGATCCGTTCTGACGCCACTTattgttttgacaaaaaataataagataagataattagTGTCTCTTACAGGAGAAATTGGTCTTGGGCAGTTGAGCGAACAAAAATGGCAACGCATCGCACAGAAACACACGCTCGCAGAAGAGGAGAACCCTCTGCACATCCTCCCTCCCATAATGCACTTAGTTCTACCCAGAATGCACATTTCCTGTTAAATCATACTGTGATCAGTAACTTATCACAATCAGCACAATACACAATTGCACAATGCTGtatcaaattaataaatattgcacCGGTGGCCTACCAGATATAGTTTTGAGTGAATTCCAGGTCTTTTGGTTATTTACGCCACGCCtctttataaaacataaaacattgtatttactttacattttatgttttttcttcttaaattaacataaaattgACAATAGAATATTTCTGAATGAATCATTCatcaatacaaaacaaagatttgatCATTAACACccaaaaaagtacaaacatggcaaaaaaaaatatttctaacTGCATGACCTCTATCAAGTTTGATGTATTGTCAATTTTGGAATAATAgtgcaatattatttatgtaGAGTGTGCATGTAAACCTAGTCATTGATGCGTATTCCATGTGTGAACGGGGCCGGCAACAATCTCATTCAAACTAAGTCTGTTATCCACGGATGAAGAACTGAACTCTGGACTGTAGTCCTTTTCCACAGTAcatctcatatatatatatagatatatatctatatctctctctctctctctctctctctctctctcgctctctcataTTACGTATGACATCAGCGACGGCTCCGTTTTATTTAGTAAGCCCTGAGAGTAATGAgagtgacagtgagccagcatgaaAAGACCTTCTGTGTGCTTTCTCCTGCAGGTCCATCCGAGCCATGCCATTGGTCATGACCAACTCACTAGGTCAGGTGACGCTAaactcctcctccatcctcaccACCACCACGGGAGTCCCAGTAACCGTAGGCAACGCCTCCGCCAGCGCTCCCCCCAAACTGGTCATCCAGGCTCTGCCCACCATGATGCCTGCCGGCTCCAAAGCGGGAGAGAggatcaccatcatcaccatcccGGCCAACCAGCTGGCGGCGCTCATGCAGGGCAACCCGTCGGCCCAGCTCACGCAGCTCTTCCAGGCCAAACCTGTGGCGACGCAGTTAGCGCAGGCTGCCGCTAAAGCCGCCGCCCCGGCCCCCGCCCCCACGGTCCAGCTCACAACGGGCCGGCCGACGCCGCACCTCATCCTGGCCAAACCGGCGGCGGTGGCCCAGCCACTGCCGCAGCTCTCTGTCCATGTCCGCCAGCCTCACCCTTCCCCACCCAAAACCCCCAGCACCCAGCCCAAAGCCGAACAATCGGAGGCTCCACCCCCCACCAGCCCACCAGCAGCACCGGCAGAAACCGCCTCGTCCTGAGTGCTCTGCCCCGAGCCAGGTGGGGGGGGGTACAGGACGTGACTGTGGACACTGCTGAGGAAGTGCAGGACACATcccatcccccccacccctgtcGCAGAGCTGTTCTCTGATTGGCTCAGCCTAACGCCGGCGCTTACTATGGAGCTGCAGAAGCCCCACAAAGGATTTAAGGGACtgttgcgcacacacacacacacacacacacacacacacacacacacacacacacacacacacacacacacacacacacacccccttcGGAGCTCAGGAGTCCTGGGCAGCCTTAgattgtaaatgaaaaaaactcctTTTTGTAATCAAAAGGTAATATAAAAAGCCTGACGAGACTTTGttgtaaacagaaatgtaaaaagcattttttgatactcagCGGGTATATATCAGTACACATGTAGTTTGATTTCATGTCTTTGTTTCAGTCCAATGGTTTGTCTCAGAGCTCTgttactccacagcactgttttttttactgttcatAAAAAGGGAGTGAAAGGATGTCTGTGTCGAGAATAAAGAACTAAATAGTTTGCTCCACATCTGAAGTATaatatactatttttttctcgTATCAGTGTATTGAAGTAGATTTTACTGAAAtatgtattataaaaaaatgacaaatgtgacTTAATCTGACTGAAGTTGTCTTATTCAACCATGCTAGGGCATCTTCTAGGGCCTCAGAGACACTGCTGCTGGTCGTTGGGGTGGGATTGTGGGATTTGTAGTACACAGGCAGCCCTGCTGTATTTGGTGTTGGTCAGCTACTTGCTGAGAGATGATTACTCCTCTTTGCTAATGCAGAAACTTAGATAGTTTCAAAGTATTTCCCCATGTGCATCGTTCTGAATG carries:
- the elf2a gene encoding ETS-related transcription factor Elf-2a isoform X2 encodes the protein MTSVVVSDGGGNIVEYVTVVEGPQQCEQQPTEEEEEEEEEEEVVQQEIEAVIVGGGDEVEEDVEEEEEGVVLQEEGCPAVIVEEVPSAQVEECYSAQVLVYDDETYLMQDVAEEQEVVTEVSETVEMSGHDMVCFDKTFEAAEALLHMESPGGLHSERNTEDVMMETVVEVSTECGPMEEDSFPIPPECEPAAKKKRGGGRKPKTNQPASNGSFDLGIKKRPREGKGNTTYLWEFLLELLQDKNTCPKYIKWMQREKGIFKLVDSKAVSKLWGKHKNKPDMNYETMGRALRYYYQRGILAKVEGQRLAYQFKDMPKNIRVIDDEEDGEEVEDGEGVMVGKHPAHQHGPASLGTSSPATPQPQQTYVTVIPSNAATRSIRAMPLVMTNSLGQVTLNSSSILTTTTGVPVTVGNASASAPPKLVIQALPTMMPAGSKAGERITIITIPANQLAALMQGNPSAQLTQLFQAKPVATQLAQAAAKAAAPAPAPTVQLTTGRPTPHLILAKPAAVAQPLPQLSVHVRQPHPSPPKTPSTQPKAEQSEAPPPTSPPAAPAETASS
- the elf2a gene encoding ETS-related transcription factor Elf-2a isoform X1; the encoded protein is MTSVVVSDGGGNIVEYVTVVEGPQQCEQQPTEEEEEEEEEEEVVQQEIEAVIVGGGDEVEEDVEEEEEGVVLQEEGCPAVIVEEVPSAQVEECYSAQVLVYDDETYLMQDVAEEQEVVTEVSETVEMSGHDMVCFDKTFEAAEALLHMESPGGLHSERNTAEDVMMETVVEVSTECGPMEEDSFPIPPECEPAAKKKRGGGRKPKTNQPASNGSFDLGIKKRPREGKGNTTYLWEFLLELLQDKNTCPKYIKWMQREKGIFKLVDSKAVSKLWGKHKNKPDMNYETMGRALRYYYQRGILAKVEGQRLAYQFKDMPKNIRVIDDEEDGEEVEDGEGVMVGKHPAHQHGPASLGTSSPATPQPQQTYVTVIPSNAATRSIRAMPLVMTNSLGQVTLNSSSILTTTTGVPVTVGNASASAPPKLVIQALPTMMPAGSKAGERITIITIPANQLAALMQGNPSAQLTQLFQAKPVATQLAQAAAKAAAPAPAPTVQLTTGRPTPHLILAKPAAVAQPLPQLSVHVRQPHPSPPKTPSTQPKAEQSEAPPPTSPPAAPAETASS